Below is a genomic region from Roseovarius arcticus.
GCGCGGGTTTATGCGGTCGATAGCCACGATTTTTCCGCTGAGGCCGCTGAGATGGCATCGGCGGCGCGACTGGATACGCTGACCTTTGTGCAGGGCGATATTCAACAGGTCATGGCGGAGTGGCCGAACGGCGGGATCGACATGATCTATAGCCAGCGTGCGCTACACTATCTGGACCCGCCAGATGCGGCAGGATTGGCCACGCGCCTGTTTTCGAACCTTGCTAAAGGGGGCAAAATCTTTGTGTCGGCATCGGGCCTGAATAGCGAGTTGGGCCAAGGGTATATTGGCCGCGACACCCCATGGGGCGCGCGTTATCACCCGCTTAGCGATGAGATGCGGAAAAAACATGATATCGAAGGGCGTGTCTGCCTCTATACTGAGGACGACATGAGCGCGCTTTTCCGCGCTGCGGGATTCGCCACCGAGAAGATTTATTCGTCGCCGTTCGGCAACGTAAAGGCAGTTTTCAGCAAACCGGGGTGACCCCGCAAGGAGCGTTTCGATGCCTATTGAGACCTATTTTCTCTACCTTGCTGCCGTCGCCGTTTTCTTTGCAACGCCGCCTGATACCAGCCAACTGCTCATCATATCGAACGCGATCCGCCACGGCTTGCGTCGCAGCATTTGGACTATCTTCGGTGACCTGTCGGCAAACGCGATCCAGATGACTGCCGCTGCCTTCGGCCTTGCCGCGATCATCGCCACCTCGGCCACTGCCTTTGCGTGGATCAAATGGCTGGGGGTCGCCTATCTCGCGTGGATCGGCCTGCAACTGATCCTGTCCAAGGGTGGCGCGGAGGGCGCAACGGCCGCGCAGAACGGTGCCTCGCGCCTTTACAGGCAGGGGTTTTTCACCTCGCTGGCGAACCCCTTTGCCGTAGT
It encodes:
- a CDS encoding class I SAM-dependent methyltransferase; translated protein: MKINAQGDCRNVLSPGFGSDIASQRLDDLDKSAIEHLLGIRARAAVLDLGCGFPIQSLRFALLGARVYAVDSHDFSAEAAEMASAARLDTLTFVQGDIQQVMAEWPNGGIDMIYSQRALHYLDPPDAAGLATRLFSNLAKGGKIFVSASGLNSELGQGYIGRDTPWGARYHPLSDEMRKKHDIEGRVCLYTEDDMSALFRAAGFATEKIYSSPFGNVKAVFSKPG
- a CDS encoding LysE family translocator; amino-acid sequence: MPIETYFLYLAAVAVFFATPPDTSQLLIISNAIRHGLRRSIWTIFGDLSANAIQMTAAAFGLAAIIATSATAFAWIKWLGVAYLAWIGLQLILSKGGAEGATAAQNGASRLYRQGFFTSLANPFAVVFFGALFPQFLNPAAPVLPQLAILGGTYLVVDGAILMLWGWLGTRAAGALRGSRFALVNKLCGTLMLAGAAMLAFKDMRPAR